A section of the Pseudomonas tritici genome encodes:
- a CDS encoding LysR family transcriptional regulator: protein MSVQWDLEQMRLFVSVAEQRSFSAVAREQRKAQSAVSNAIAMLEADLGVSLFERSSGRQPRLTEAGSVLLEEAREVLRQCERLNGRALSLTRGEEACLRLAQDEAMLFQPVLDSLEALAGQYPLLEVQLSSAAQGDVARKLVERKADLGLLFYHDQIPEALERRVVGSVEMVTVCGVNHPLAKEKYVDCQRLAQFRQLLMSTQTSVYPGSEAASPLVWRADSFYVLAEWLMSGLGWAWLPRHIVQYPTYQQQMVELDSEWTPPALVVELVWRRDEHLGPAARFLAKRFAECLQAID, encoded by the coding sequence ATGAGCGTGCAGTGGGATCTGGAGCAGATGCGCCTATTTGTCAGCGTCGCCGAGCAGCGTTCGTTTTCGGCGGTGGCGCGTGAGCAGCGCAAGGCCCAATCGGCCGTCAGCAATGCGATTGCCATGCTGGAGGCGGACCTGGGCGTCAGCCTGTTCGAGCGCAGCAGTGGCCGCCAACCGCGGCTGACTGAAGCCGGCAGCGTGTTGCTGGAAGAAGCACGCGAAGTGCTGCGCCAATGCGAGCGGCTCAATGGCCGGGCGCTGTCATTGACGCGCGGCGAGGAGGCTTGCCTGCGCCTGGCTCAGGATGAAGCCATGTTGTTCCAGCCTGTCCTTGATAGCCTTGAGGCGCTGGCGGGGCAGTACCCGCTGCTGGAAGTGCAACTGTCCAGCGCCGCCCAGGGTGATGTCGCGCGCAAGTTGGTGGAGCGCAAGGCGGACCTGGGCCTGTTGTTCTATCACGACCAGATCCCCGAAGCACTCGAGCGGCGAGTAGTCGGCAGTGTGGAGATGGTCACGGTATGCGGTGTCAATCACCCGCTGGCCAAGGAAAAGTACGTGGATTGCCAGCGCCTGGCGCAATTTCGCCAACTGCTGATGTCGACCCAGACCAGCGTTTACCCCGGCAGTGAAGCCGCCAGCCCGCTGGTGTGGCGCGCCGACAGTTTCTACGTGCTGGCCGAATGGCTGATGAGTGGCCTGGGCTGGGCCTGGCTGCCCCGGCATATCGTGCAGTACCCGACTTATCAGCAACAAATGGTCGAATTGGACAGCGAATGGACGCCGCCAGCCCTGGTGGTGGAATTGGTGTGGCGCCGCGACGAGCACTTGGGGCCCGCCGCGCGCTTCCTGGCCAAACGTTTTGCTGAGTGCTTGCAGGCGATCGACTGA
- a CDS encoding DMT family transporter, whose product MNAAYYYLAIAICSEVIATVSMKAIKGWSTPIPLLLVIVGYGVAFWMLTLVVRTVPVGVAYAVWAGMGIVMVSIAALFIYGQKLDIPAMLGMGLIVLGVVVIQLFSKTAGH is encoded by the coding sequence ATGAACGCCGCCTACTACTACTTGGCCATTGCCATCTGCTCGGAAGTGATCGCCACCGTTTCGATGAAGGCCATCAAGGGCTGGAGCACGCCAATTCCCCTGCTGCTGGTGATCGTCGGTTACGGCGTGGCGTTCTGGATGCTGACGTTGGTGGTGCGCACGGTACCGGTCGGCGTGGCCTACGCGGTGTGGGCCGGGATGGGCATTGTGATGGTGAGCATCGCGGCGCTGTTTATTTATGGGCAAAAGCTGGATATCCCGGCGATGCTGGGAATGGGCCTGATTGTACTGGGCGTGGTGGTCATTCAATTGTTCTCGAAAACCGCCGGGCACTGA
- the waaA gene encoding lipid IV(A) 3-deoxy-D-manno-octulosonic acid transferase: MNRTLYSCLFYLALPLVALRLWLRARKAPAYANRVGERFSYGLPVMRPGGIWVHAVSVGESIAAAPMVRGLLARYPALPITVTCMTPTGSERIQALFANESRIQHCYLPYDLPCAAKRFLDRVQPKLAVIMETELWPNHIHACAQRGIPVALANARLSARSAKGYARFAKLTAPMLSELSLFAVQTQTEAQRFLSLGARAETVEVTGSIKFDLTIDPQLPVRAAALREQWGASERPVWIAASTHEGEDEVVLAAHRQLLDSYPNALLILVPRHQERFGPMFELCEQQGFSTVRRSSGESVTAGTSVLLGDTMGELLFLYALADSAFVGGSLVATGGHNPLEPAALAKPVIMGPHVFNFLEITAMMREAGALREVDDAEGLAEAVRQLFELPQDARKMSQAGLKVMQANQGALKRLLDGLDKLLTR, encoded by the coding sequence ATGAATAGAACTCTCTACAGCTGTCTGTTTTACCTGGCGCTGCCGTTGGTGGCTTTACGTCTGTGGTTACGTGCGCGCAAGGCGCCGGCCTATGCCAACCGCGTCGGCGAGCGCTTTTCCTATGGCTTGCCGGTGATGCGACCGGGCGGGATCTGGGTGCATGCGGTGTCGGTGGGCGAAAGCATCGCTGCTGCGCCGATGGTTCGGGGGTTGCTTGCGCGTTATCCAGCGCTGCCCATCACCGTCACCTGCATGACGCCTACCGGGTCTGAGCGCATCCAGGCGTTGTTCGCCAATGAGTCGCGCATTCAGCACTGCTATTTGCCGTATGACTTGCCGTGCGCGGCCAAGCGTTTCCTTGATCGCGTGCAGCCGAAACTCGCGGTGATCATGGAAACCGAGCTGTGGCCCAACCATATCCACGCCTGCGCCCAGCGCGGGATTCCGGTGGCGTTGGCGAATGCGCGGCTGTCGGCGCGCTCGGCCAAGGGGTATGCACGTTTCGCCAAGCTGACGGCGCCGATGCTGTCTGAGCTGAGCCTATTTGCCGTGCAGACGCAAACCGAAGCCCAGCGCTTCCTGAGCCTGGGAGCTCGTGCGGAAACCGTCGAAGTCACCGGCTCGATCAAGTTCGACCTGACCATCGACCCCCAGTTACCGGTGCGTGCTGCTGCATTGCGCGAACAATGGGGCGCCAGCGAGCGTCCTGTGTGGATCGCCGCCAGCACCCATGAAGGTGAAGATGAGGTGGTGTTGGCTGCCCATCGCCAACTGCTCGACAGCTATCCCAACGCGTTGCTGATTCTGGTGCCGCGCCACCAGGAACGCTTCGGACCGATGTTCGAACTGTGCGAACAGCAAGGCTTTTCCACTGTGCGCCGTTCCAGTGGCGAGTCCGTCACTGCGGGCACTTCGGTTCTGCTCGGCGACACCATGGGCGAGCTGCTGTTTCTTTACGCGTTGGCCGACAGCGCGTTTGTTGGCGGCAGCCTGGTGGCGACCGGTGGGCACAATCCTTTGGAGCCGGCAGCGTTGGCCAAACCCGTGATCATGGGGCCGCACGTGTTCAACTTCCTCGAAATCACCGCAATGATGCGTGAAGCCGGGGCGCTGCGAGAGGTGGATGACGCCGAAGGATTGGCCGAAGCCGTGCGCCAGTTGTTCGAACTGCCGCAAGATGCACGCAAGATGTCCCAGGCTGGCCTCAAGGTGATGCAGGCCAACCAGGGCGCGCTCAAGCGTTTGCTGGACGGTTTGGACAAACTGCTTACCCGCTGA
- a CDS encoding TolC family outer membrane protein, which produces MLRKLSLALAVSCATNGMVWAAEAPLSTKTDLVSVYQEAVDNNADLAAARAQYGAQKEVVPQARAGLLPNLSAGADSNSVRNEFDQPAAKIDRDAHSWRATLSQPIFRADRWFQLQAAEAVNEQAALQLSATEQNLILQSAESYFSVLRAQDNLATTKAEEAAFKRQLDQSNERFDVGLSDKTDVLQSQASYDTARANRIVAQRQVDDAFEALITLTNRQYNSIQGIVHTLPVLPPAPNDAKSWVETAGRQNLNLLASNYAVTAAEETLKQRKAGHAPTLDAVAQYQKGDNDALGASNPNAFGPDYHGDASRRTIGLQLTIPIYSGGLTSSQVRESYSRLGQTEQQREGLRRQVVENTRNLHRAVNTDVEQVQARRQSIISNQSAVEATEIGYQVGTRNIVDVLDSQRQLYASVRNYNNSRYDYILDNLRLKQAAGTLNPGDLQDLARYLKVDYNPDKDFLPPDLAKAAAEQLKARPGY; this is translated from the coding sequence ATGCTGCGCAAACTTTCACTGGCGCTCGCCGTGTCTTGTGCAACCAACGGAATGGTCTGGGCAGCTGAAGCGCCCCTGTCGACCAAAACCGACTTGGTCAGCGTCTACCAGGAAGCTGTAGACAACAACGCCGACTTGGCCGCCGCCCGCGCTCAATATGGCGCACAGAAGGAAGTGGTGCCCCAGGCCCGCGCCGGGCTGCTGCCTAACCTGTCGGCTGGCGCCGATTCCAATAGTGTGCGCAATGAATTTGATCAGCCCGCCGCCAAGATTGACCGTGACGCTCATTCCTGGCGCGCGACCTTGAGCCAACCGATATTTCGTGCCGACCGCTGGTTTCAATTGCAAGCCGCTGAAGCCGTCAACGAACAGGCAGCGCTGCAACTCTCGGCCACCGAACAGAACCTGATCCTGCAAAGCGCCGAAAGCTACTTCAGCGTGCTGCGAGCCCAGGACAATCTGGCGACGACCAAAGCAGAAGAAGCTGCGTTCAAACGCCAACTGGACCAATCCAACGAACGTTTCGACGTCGGTCTGTCGGATAAAACTGACGTACTGCAATCGCAGGCCAGCTATGACACGGCGCGCGCCAATCGCATTGTCGCCCAGCGCCAGGTGGATGATGCTTTCGAAGCGTTGATTACCCTGACAAACCGTCAGTACAACTCGATCCAGGGCATTGTCCACACGTTGCCAGTGCTGCCGCCGGCACCGAACGACGCCAAAAGCTGGGTCGAAACGGCAGGTCGCCAGAACCTTAACCTCCTCGCCAGCAACTACGCCGTCACCGCCGCCGAAGAGACCCTCAAGCAACGCAAGGCCGGGCATGCTCCAACCCTTGATGCGGTGGCGCAGTACCAAAAGGGTGACAACGATGCCCTCGGCGCCAGCAATCCCAACGCTTTCGGCCCGGACTATCACGGCGACGCCTCGCGCCGGACCATCGGCTTGCAGTTGACCATCCCGATCTACAGCGGCGGCCTGACCAGCTCGCAGGTGCGTGAATCCTACTCGCGCCTGGGCCAGACCGAGCAGCAACGCGAAGGCCTGCGCCGCCAGGTGGTGGAAAATACGCGCAACCTGCACCGTGCGGTAAACACTGATGTGGAACAGGTACAGGCGCGCCGCCAGTCGATCATCTCCAACCAGAGCGCGGTAGAAGCCACGGAAATCGGCTATCAGGTGGGGACGCGCAATATCGTTGACGTACTGGATTCACAGCGCCAGCTCTACGCATCGGTGCGTAACTACAACAACAGCCGCTACGACTACATCCTCGACAACCTGCGTTTGAAGCAGGCAGCGGGCACCTTGAACCCAGGGGATCTGCAGGACCTGGCGCGCTACCTCAAGGTTGACTACAACCCGGATAAGGACTTCCTGCCACCGGATTTGGCCAAGGCCGCGGCCGAACAGTTGAAGGCTCGCCCCGGCTATTAA